DNA from Leptospira kirschneri serovar Cynopteri str. 3522 CT:
TAGATTATACGGATAATAATGGTCAGAAAAAAAGACCGGTGATGATTCATCGCGCTATCTACGGTTCTTTGGAAAGATTTATAGGAATTTTAATTGAACACTATGAAGGAAAATTTCCACTTTGGATTTCTCCGAATCAGATCCGAATTTTGACCGTAACCGAAAAAGTAACCGATTACGCTAAAAGCGTCTATCGAGAGTTAGTCGACTCCGGCTTTAGAGTGGAACTGGATACTCGAAACGAAAAGATAGGTGCAAAAATCAGGGATTCTATATTAAAAAAAGCGAATTATATTTTGATATTGGGAGAAAAGGAAATGGAATCAAATACACTCGCAGTGAGAATGCGAGGTCAAGAAGATACCAAAACTTTGACCCGGACGGGTTTTATTTCGAATCTTCAAGAGGAAATTAAAGCGAACTAAAATAAAGTTGGGTTTTCTGGCAAATTGTATTGTCGGAATCTTTTGGGAAATTTGAGAACTCCTTCAAATTTTGTCCCAATTCTCAAAAACAAACGATTTTTTTTGATTAAAATTTTTTCGTAAATATGAATGTAAGAGTTCCCACATTTTCAAAGTTGAACAGTGAAATCTTAAAATTTTGTGAGAGTTCCTACGTTTTCAAAAGTTAAGTATTATAAAAATGAATTTCATAGATCAAACATAAGCGAAATTAGAAAATAATTGTATTCGCCTATTTTTTTAAGTGGGGAGTTTTTCAAAATATAAAATTGAACGTTTAGAAATGAAAACATTTAGAAAATCTCTATAAAATCCAAAAAGAAAACTCGCCCAAGCAAATTTTTACATAAATCTTCGTTTTGCAGTCATCACAAAAATCTATTTCATAAAAATCCCATTAACTCAATTCTAACGTGAGCAGGGCGTAAGAAAATAAGAAAGAATTTTCTAAAAGTAGTAGTTCCTACAAATTTTAGAATTTGTTCGTAAAATCGTGATTTTGTGGTAGTTCCCACATTTTAAGAATGATTTACAAGGTTCCAATCCCAATTTTTTTAAAAAATGAATCATGGATTTCTCCAGAACTCACGTTAAATTCTAGTGGTCGTAACAACGGCCAAATCAATTTCTATTCAACTTTCGACTATACGTCGGATTTTGTGTACTTTAGAAAATTCAATAAGTTCATTCACTAAAGTAGTAACGTAAAATCGACTTGCAATAAAGCTTCCTTTCACCGAAATGGAGTCAAAAATCGCTTGAAAACGCCCTTAAGGATAAAATCTTGGAAATCTAGCCGGAGAATGAATGCAGAGGAAACCGAGTCAAAAGTCAGCAACTGATAAGCTTTTTAATCATAGAGTCAATGAGAAAATAACAGGCGTTTCCAGAGTTCGCTTAGTGTCGGATGACGGCGTGGCGATCGTATCTTTTGAAGAAGCACTCAGAAAAGCAAAAGAGGAAAATTTAGATCTAGTAGAAGTATCAGCGGATCAAGAACTTCACGTTTGTAAGATTATAGACTACGGAAAGTATAAATTCGAGTTACTTAAAAAAAGTAAAGAGGCAAAGAAAAAACAACACGTAATCAATGTAAAAGAAATTAAGATTCGTCCTCGAATTGAAAGCCATGATTACGAAATCAAAAAGAAACACGCGCAGGAGTTTCTGGGAAAAGGAGACAAGGTAAAAATCAGTCTCCGGTTTCGAGGTAGAGAAATGATGCATTCTGACCTCGGAATGAAAGTAGTTTATAGAATGATAGAAGACCTGAAAGAACACGGAACCGCCGAAAGGGATCCGATTCAGGACGGAAAACAAATCGTAGTAATTATTAATCCGAAATAATTTCCGAAAAAAAGGAACCCAAGATGCCAAAGTTGAAAACGAACAGAGCCGCTGCAAAGCGTTTCAAGTTCACAAAAAACAACAAAATTAAACGCAAAAGTATGAATACCCGTCACATCTTGACCAAAAAAGGACCTAAAAGAAGAAGACGTCTTCGTGGTTTGACTTTGGTTCATAATTCTGACTGGAAATCTATCGTCAGATTAATGCCTTATGGAGTGAGATAATGCCTAGAGCGGTCAATGGAACCATCCACAAAAATAGAAGAAAAAGAATCTTAAAAGACGCAAAAGGATTCCGCGGAGCTCGTTCTAAACTTTATAGAACGGCTAAAAGCGCTGTGATGAAGGCGGGTCAGTGGGCCTATAGAGATCGCAGAGCAAAAAAAAGAGATTTTCGTAAACTTTGGATCATCAGAATTAATGCCGCTGCAAGAGAAAATGGTTTGTCTTATTCTGTATTTATGAATTCCCTTAAGAAATTGGGAATTCATATGGATCGTAAGTCTTTGGCAGAGCTGGCTTTCAACGATAGAGAAGTATTTAATTCCTTAGTTGAAAAAATTAAAGTAGCTGGATAACAATCAGCTTTACTAAAATCGACGGCTCTGTAATTTACAGGGCCTTTTTTCGTTTTCAGAGAATGTTTTTTAAGGGAGAATCAGGTTATGCTTACTATGGAGACCATTGAAGAATTAGAAAGCAAGGTCGTAAAAGCCCTCGAACTCATCGCTGATCTTCGCGCTG
Protein-coding regions in this window:
- the infC gene encoding translation initiation factor IF-3, with amino-acid sequence MQRKPSQKSATDKLFNHRVNEKITGVSRVRLVSDDGVAIVSFEEALRKAKEENLDLVEVSADQELHVCKIIDYGKYKFELLKKSKEAKKKQHVINVKEIKIRPRIESHDYEIKKKHAQEFLGKGDKVKISLRFRGREMMHSDLGMKVVYRMIEDLKEHGTAERDPIQDGKQIVVIINPK
- the rplT gene encoding 50S ribosomal protein L20; amino-acid sequence: MPRAVNGTIHKNRRKRILKDAKGFRGARSKLYRTAKSAVMKAGQWAYRDRRAKKRDFRKLWIIRINAAARENGLSYSVFMNSLKKLGIHMDRKSLAELAFNDREVFNSLVEKIKVAG
- the rpmI gene encoding 50S ribosomal protein L35 — its product is MPKLKTNRAAAKRFKFTKNNKIKRKSMNTRHILTKKGPKRRRRLRGLTLVHNSDWKSIVRLMPYGVR